The segment TCCACCCCGAGTTCGGGTGTTTGTCTTCCATGAAGGGTTGCGTTACCATGTAAAAGATGAGAGGGGGGACAACAGATGGATGGAAAATCGATGAAACAAATGCAACAAGAGGTGGATGATTACATATCCCAGTTTAAGGAAGGTTACTTTCATCCTTTGTCGATGTTGGCCCGGATGACTGAAGAAGTGGGGGAACTGGCCCGGGAGGTCAACCATCGCTATGGAGAGAAGCCGAAGAAAACCGAAGAAGAGGAGAACAGTATG is part of the Kroppenstedtia pulmonis genome and harbors:
- a CDS encoding nucleotide pyrophosphohydrolase, which translates into the protein MDGKSMKQMQQEVDDYISQFKEGYFHPLSMLARMTEEVGELAREVNHRYGEKPKKTEEEENSMEMELADLLFIIICFANSLEIDLDEAFDQVMNKYNTRDANRWTRVEDEPST